In Brachypodium distachyon strain Bd21 chromosome 2, Brachypodium_distachyon_v3.0, whole genome shotgun sequence, one genomic interval encodes:
- the LOC100827364 gene encoding VQ motif-containing protein 4: MEVAPLNSKQLLLPMAPPRDPNSPSSSTSSSSPSSAAASPSSHHPPPPPSPSPRPAPRIIDTTPFPTTFVQADTASFKQIVQMLTGAADMPPPPPPSSQTQRPPAKTIHGGGVPCRAKKPAFKLYERRSGMKNLKMIAPLAMAAAAAAGASPRAAAPELLLSPSVLDFPSLALSPVTPLVPDPFNRSASGSPGEPQQQQGAMAEERAAIARKGFFLHPSPRSAAEPPRLLPLFPVTSPRMAAAAPSSEL; this comes from the coding sequence ATGGAAGTTGCTCCCCTCAACTCCAAgcaactcctcctccccatggcgcccccgcGAGACCCCAactcgccgtcctcctccacctcctcctcctcgccgtcctccgccgccgcgtccccctcctcccaccacccgccgccgccgccttcgccttcccccAGGCCCGCCCCGCGCATCATCGACACCACCCCTTTCCCCACCACCTTCGTCCAGGCCGACACCGCCTCCTTCAAGCAGATCGTCCAGATgctcaccggcgccgccgacatgccccctccgccgccgccctcgtcgCAGACCCAGAGGCCCCCCGCCAAGACCATCCACGGGGGAGGCGTGCCGTGCAGGGCGAAGAAGCCGGCCTTCAAGCTGTACGAGCGCCGGAGCGGCATGAAGAACCTCAAGATGATCGCGCcgctggccatggcggccgcggccgcggcgggggcctcgccgagggcggcggccccggAGCTGCTGCTGTCGCCAAGCGTGCTCGACTTTCCCTCGCTGGCGCTCAGCCCCGTCACGCCGCTCGTGCCCGACCCCTTCAACCGGTCCGCCTCGGGGTCCCCTggggagccgcagcagcagcagggggccatggcggaggagcgcgccgccatcgcgcgcaagggcttcttcctccaccCCTCGCCGAGGTCCGCCGCCGAGCCGCCGCGGCTTCTGCCTCTGTTCCCCGTCACCTCCCccaggatggcggcggcggcgccgtcctcGGAGCTGTAA